The genomic interval TGGTGATATGTTTATTGAGGGAGGAATATCTGTTTCTACTGTAAAAGATGCCTCTAACACATATTCAATAAATCCAAAATTTGGATACCTTGTTTCAGACAAAGTGGCTATCGGAGCAGACTTAAGTATATACGGATCTACTTTCAATAAAAATACACTTGCAGAAAGAAAAACCAACGGATATGGCATTGGAGCATTTGCAAGATATTATTTCTTAGAATTAGACTCTAGACGTTTTAAAGCATATGGAGAAGTTGGTTTAGGATATAACCACACGAAATCTGAAATTGCGAAAGTTGACGATACAGCAAATGGTATTAAAGCAAACGTTACTGTAGGACTAAACTATTTCTTTACAAAGAAATGGGCAGCTACATTCGCTTTAGCTGATATTTTAACTTACAACAATACAAATCCACAAGATGGAACATCAACTGCTACTTTTGATTTAAACATCAATTTGTTTAATAACATTTTTACGCAGCCTAAGTTTGGTTTGTTATATAAATTCTAAGAATTGTTAGAATAAAGAATATAGAGGAACCCGATGACGAAAGTTATCGGGTTTTTTGTTTTATTATTTGAATGAATATGGATTACGTAGACGCACTGCTGTGCGTCTCTACGAATACACATTGCGGATATTTTTTAACTGATAAATCTGTCCTAATTTGGGACAGATTTTTTATTTCTTTAAACTCTGAACCTTTGTATCTTTGAACCTACAAGAAAAAACCTCAACAGCTTAGAACCTTTAGTAACTTAGTAACTTCAAAAGAAAAATGGACGAAACCCCAAAACGATTTGACCGAATTGTCGCAATTCTGATTCAATTACAATCTAAAAAAATTGTAAAAGCACAGGAATTGGCTGATCGTTTTGAATGTAGTCTGCGAACTATTTACCGAGATATCCGAACTCTCGAAGCGTCCGGAGTTCCTATTTATAGTGAAGCCGGAGTTGGTTACGCCTTAATGGATGGTTATCGATTGCCTCCCGTTATGTTTACGCGCGAAGAAGTAAGTAGTTTTATAGCTGCCGAAAAACTAATGCAAAAATTTACGGATCCTTCTCTTGGATCTCATTATGCATCGGCGATGTACAAACTGAAATCGGTTTTGAGAGGTACTGACAAAGATTGGCTTTCGAACATTGAATCTAAAGTTTTGATGCAAACGCAAGAGCCTTTATTTCATGATAGTTCGCCTAATACTTTGGCCGTTTTATTCGAAAGTATTGCCGAGAAAAAACAGATTCTTCTTTCTTATAAAACTATCGAAGCTGAACAAGCAAGTAATAGAAACATTGAACCTGTTGGTGTTTTTCACGATCACAACAATTGGTATTTTTTGGGTTATTGCCATCTTCGACAAGATTATAGGCAATTTAGAACAGACAGAATCCAAGGAATTCAGAAAACCGATTTAGAATTTACGATTGAACATGATTCTTTAGAAACATATTTAGTTAAATCAGAAACTATTCCAACAACTAAAGTTCGAATTTTAGTTTCGAAAAAAATCCTAACTCACCTTCGTTATGAACAAAAATATCATGGTTATATTTCTGAAAGAGAAGTTGATGGTCAGATAGAAATGACCTTTATGTCACGAAATGTTCATGATCACTTTTCTCGCTGGCTATTGATGTTTGGAGATTATGCTACAATTCTGGAACCCGAAAGCCTTAAAACCAGAGTACTGGAATTAATTGAAATTTATAAAAAGAGATTATCCTAAAAAACTCCCAAAGATGAAATTACGTTCGTCTTTGGGAGTTTCCAATTTATTATTGCGCTTTTACTACATTATAAAAATTATAATCTGTATTTGAAGCGTCGGTTATACCAATATTTCTCCCAATGGTTACAATTTGTCCTCTATGATAAGTGCCATGATTTATTACTTGCAATAAGTAATCAGAAACTGGCAACTCGCATTGAAACCATGGATTTTCGATTTTAATGGCTTTATATAGTTGTTCGTCTGATAATGATGATATATACTCGGATAATTTTGCAGATGTATTCAATAAACCTTCAAATATTTCATTCTTATTTAAATCAACATTTTCTTTTCTTTCAGGCAAAGCAGTTTCGGCTATTACAGAAAACCAATATTGCTCTGTTTCCCAAATATGATTAAGTGTTTTAATAATGCTTGAATAGCTCGAAGGAAGTTCTTTATGCAGCAACTCGTCAGATTTTGGAGTTAGCCAATTCACAAATTGTTGATTTACCCATAAATTATAGGCCGCATAATTTGCCATTATCTTTTTTAAACTCATAACATTTGATTTATATTATACACTTGAATGAATTGATTTTGTTCATTAAAAACATCTTGATTATTATTCTATCTCTCCCAGAAAAAAGGAGGTACAATCCCTAAAGCTCTTAGATATACATATCCTTGTCCGCGGTGATGAACTTCATTATCAATAAAATATAACACATTGTGAATTATAGGAAATTCATATTGACCAAATAAATTAAAGGTTTCGCTAAAATCTTCAATCGATAATTGTTCCCAATATTTATTAATTTCTGCTGTTGATTCATCCCATTTTTCAAGATATTGTGCTTTAAAAATCAACTTTTCAGTTCCTTCTGTATATGGTTGACTATCTCTGTTTACAATTCCTTTTAAGGCTGGAGCTGCAATAGCTAAAAGTTCATCTACCATTTTAGAAAAAGGTCGCATTCCTCCTATC from uncultured Flavobacterium sp. carries:
- a CDS encoding outer membrane beta-barrel protein produces the protein MKLKITAILAFFAFSFANAQQQQTEQEVNSAKGITFQHGDMFIEGGISVSTVKDASNTYSINPKFGYLVSDKVAIGADLSIYGSTFNKNTLAERKTNGYGIGAFARYYFLELDSRRFKAYGEVGLGYNHTKSEIAKVDDTANGIKANVTVGLNYFFTKKWAATFALADILTYNNTNPQDGTSTATFDLNINLFNNIFTQPKFGLLYKF
- a CDS encoding YafY family protein encodes the protein MDETPKRFDRIVAILIQLQSKKIVKAQELADRFECSLRTIYRDIRTLEASGVPIYSEAGVGYALMDGYRLPPVMFTREEVSSFIAAEKLMQKFTDPSLGSHYASAMYKLKSVLRGTDKDWLSNIESKVLMQTQEPLFHDSSPNTLAVLFESIAEKKQILLSYKTIEAEQASNRNIEPVGVFHDHNNWYFLGYCHLRQDYRQFRTDRIQGIQKTDLEFTIEHDSLETYLVKSETIPTTKVRILVSKKILTHLRYEQKYHGYISEREVDGQIEMTFMSRNVHDHFSRWLLMFGDYATILEPESLKTRVLELIEIYKKRLS
- a CDS encoding DinB family protein, translated to MSLKKIMANYAAYNLWVNQQFVNWLTPKSDELLHKELPSSYSSIIKTLNHIWETEQYWFSVIAETALPERKENVDLNKNEIFEGLLNTSAKLSEYISSLSDEQLYKAIKIENPWFQCELPVSDYLLQVINHGTYHRGQIVTIGRNIGITDASNTDYNFYNVVKAQ
- a CDS encoding DinB family protein, with the protein product MKTLAAQVITPEDLLKQWQGHRALTRHVIEAFPEKDFFEFSIGGMRPFSKMVDELLAIAAPALKGIVNRDSQPYTEGTEKLIFKAQYLEKWDESTAEINKYWEQLSIEDFSETFNLFGQYEFPIIHNVLYFIDNEVHHRGQGYVYLRALGIVPPFFWER